One genomic region from Curtobacterium sp. 9128 encodes:
- a CDS encoding Nramp family divalent metal transporter, which yields MTDTATPRLASTGESPRKRAASLTLLGPAFVAAIAYVDPGNVAANLTAGAKYGYLLLWVLVAANASAVVVQYLSAKLGVVTGKSLPELLGMRMKRTPRLLFWAQAEIVAAATDVAEVIGGALALHLLFGLPLVAGGVITGVVSMAILVLQNRRGARTFEVVVTAMLAILTIGFCAGLLFAQVSPGELVSGLVPRFEGSESVMLAASMLGATVMPHAVYLHSALARDRHGDTPAGPERRRVLVMTRWDVALALVVAGGVNVCMLVLAAATLPGVPGTDSIPGAQAAIATHVGPVVGVLFAVGLLASGLASTSVGCMAGAEIMHGLLHVRVPLLVRRIVTLVPAIVLLALNADATMLLVVSQVVLSFGIAFAIVPLVAYTSRRSVMGADVNAVGTRVVAWVIAAVIVALNVALVALTLAG from the coding sequence ATGACCGACACCGCCACCCCGCGCCTCGCCTCCACCGGCGAGTCCCCGAGGAAGCGCGCTGCCAGCCTGACGCTCCTCGGTCCCGCGTTCGTCGCCGCCATCGCGTACGTGGACCCCGGCAACGTCGCCGCGAACCTCACGGCAGGGGCGAAGTACGGCTACCTGCTGCTCTGGGTCCTCGTGGCGGCGAACGCGAGCGCCGTGGTGGTCCAGTACCTGTCGGCGAAGCTCGGGGTCGTCACGGGCAAGTCGCTGCCGGAGCTCCTCGGCATGCGCATGAAGCGCACGCCCCGGCTGCTGTTCTGGGCGCAGGCGGAGATCGTGGCTGCGGCGACCGACGTCGCCGAGGTGATCGGCGGCGCGCTCGCCCTGCACCTGCTGTTCGGCCTGCCGCTCGTCGCTGGAGGGGTGATCACCGGTGTGGTGTCGATGGCGATCCTCGTGCTGCAGAACCGGCGGGGCGCCCGCACGTTCGAGGTCGTCGTCACCGCGATGCTCGCGATCCTGACGATCGGGTTCTGCGCGGGGCTGCTGTTCGCGCAGGTCTCCCCCGGCGAGCTCGTGTCAGGGCTGGTGCCGCGGTTCGAGGGTTCCGAGTCGGTGATGCTCGCGGCCTCGATGCTCGGCGCGACCGTGATGCCGCACGCGGTGTACCTGCACTCGGCGCTGGCCAGGGACCGGCACGGGGACACCCCGGCTGGGCCCGAACGGCGACGGGTGCTCGTGATGACGCGGTGGGACGTGGCGCTCGCGCTGGTCGTGGCCGGCGGGGTGAACGTCTGCATGCTCGTCCTGGCGGCGGCGACGCTGCCGGGCGTGCCGGGCACGGACTCGATCCCGGGGGCGCAGGCGGCGATCGCGACGCACGTTGGGCCGGTCGTGGGCGTGCTGTTCGCGGTGGGGCTGCTGGCGTCGGGGCTCGCCTCGACGTCGGTGGGCTGCATGGCCGGCGCGGAGATCATGCACGGACTGCTGCACGTGCGGGTGCCGCTCCTGGTGCGGCGGATCGTGACGCTGGTGCCGGCGATCGTGCTGCTCGCGCTGAACGCCGACGCGACGATGCTGCTCGTGGTGAGCCAGGTCGTGCTGAGCTTCGGGATCGCGTTCGCGATCGTCCCGCTGGTGGCCTACACGTCCAGGCGGAGCGTGATGGGCGCCGACGTCAACGCCGTCGGGACGCGGGTGGTCGCGTGGGTGATCGCGGCGGTGATCGTCGCGCTGAACGTCGCACTGGTGGCTCTGACGCTGGCCGGGTGA
- a CDS encoding DUF427 domain-containing protein: protein MKAVAGDTVIAEASEDDLIKIEGNWYFPPSSVNTELFTESDTQYHCPWKGDTQYYTVHAGDQTLPDAAWSYPTPIPSSFDRVGKDYSGYVAFWKGVEVVE from the coding sequence ATGAAGGCAGTCGCCGGCGACACCGTCATCGCAGAGGCATCCGAGGACGACCTCATCAAGATCGAGGGCAACTGGTACTTCCCGCCGTCGAGCGTCAACACCGAGCTCTTCACCGAGAGCGACACGCAGTACCACTGCCCGTGGAAGGGCGACACGCAGTACTACACCGTGCACGCCGGGGACCAGACGCTGCCTGATGCCGCGTGGTCGTACCCGACGCCGATCCCCTCGTCGTTCGACCGGGTCGGCAAGGACTACAGCGGCTACGTGGCGTTCTGGAAGGGCGTCGAGGTCGTCGAGTAG
- a CDS encoding GNAT family protein, protein MEIAPAPTLTGDRVTLEPIAHEHADDLRAAVADGDLWRTWYSSIPAPAQVDDEIDRRLAEHAAGRMVPFAVRDRPTGRVVGSTTFMNVDTANRRVEIGSTFLAKSSQRTGINTESKLLMLSHAFDVWQCIAVEFRTHWHNMQSRAAIAGLGAKQDGVLRNHQIGRDGTLRDTVVFSITSSEWPTVRLSLAERLRRHDRAEGSRRRSARHA, encoded by the coding sequence ATGGAGATCGCCCCCGCACCCACCCTGACCGGCGACCGCGTCACGCTCGAACCCATCGCGCACGAGCACGCGGACGACCTCAGGGCGGCGGTCGCCGACGGCGATCTGTGGCGCACGTGGTACTCCTCGATCCCGGCGCCCGCGCAGGTCGACGACGAGATCGACCGTCGTCTCGCGGAACACGCTGCTGGCCGGATGGTGCCGTTCGCGGTGCGTGACCGGCCGACCGGACGCGTGGTCGGATCGACCACGTTCATGAACGTCGACACGGCGAACCGCCGGGTCGAGATCGGATCGACGTTCTTGGCGAAGTCCTCACAGCGCACCGGGATCAACACCGAGTCGAAGCTCCTGATGCTGTCCCACGCGTTCGACGTGTGGCAGTGCATCGCGGTGGAGTTCCGGACGCACTGGCACAACATGCAGTCTCGCGCGGCGATCGCGGGCCTCGGCGCCAAGCAGGACGGTGTGCTCCGGAACCACCAGATCGGCCGGGACGGCACGCTCCGCGACACCGTGGTGTTCTCCATCACGTCGTCGGAGTGGCCGACGGTACGGCTCTCCCTGGCCGAGCGGCTCCGGCGTCACGACCGGGCAGAGGGCTCGCGTCGCCGTTCCGCCCGGCACGCCTGA
- a CDS encoding carbonic anhydrase family protein has translation MISTHRSLAAAGLTLAVLGTLTACSAASTTTAHGTPGPSATSSPAHWAYDGTDDPAHWASVSDDYRTCAAGKAQSPIDLPALGHDAPLDLDVEKGEVTETTADNGRTVQLTAGSGETTVIDGTAHHLQQMHFHAPSEHTVEGKRYPVEFHFVHADAKGHLAVVAVFAEAGVHDAAFDPYIAGAADGETSARSHVVDVAAMLPTNRAYWAYDGSLTTPPCTEGVHWVVLATPIELGQDQIDALTAVHHDNDRPTQPLDGRTVRSSTE, from the coding sequence ATGATCTCAACACATCGGAGCCTCGCCGCGGCCGGGCTGACCCTCGCTGTCCTCGGCACGCTGACCGCGTGCAGTGCGGCGTCCACGACGACGGCGCACGGCACGCCCGGTCCCTCCGCCACCAGCAGCCCGGCGCACTGGGCCTACGACGGCACCGACGACCCGGCGCACTGGGCCTCCGTGTCCGACGACTACCGCACCTGCGCCGCCGGGAAGGCGCAGTCGCCCATCGACCTCCCGGCACTCGGCCACGACGCCCCGCTCGACCTCGACGTGGAGAAGGGCGAGGTCACCGAGACCACCGCCGACAACGGCCGCACCGTGCAGCTCACCGCCGGCTCAGGCGAGACGACCGTCATCGACGGCACCGCGCACCACCTGCAGCAGATGCACTTCCACGCTCCGTCCGAGCACACCGTCGAGGGCAAGCGGTACCCGGTCGAGTTCCACTTCGTGCACGCCGATGCAAAGGGGCATCTCGCGGTCGTCGCGGTGTTCGCCGAGGCGGGCGTGCACGACGCCGCGTTCGACCCCTACATCGCCGGAGCGGCCGATGGGGAGACGTCCGCCAGGAGCCACGTCGTCGACGTCGCGGCGATGCTGCCCACCAACCGCGCCTACTGGGCCTACGACGGGTCGCTCACGACGCCGCCCTGCACCGAAGGCGTGCACTGGGTGGTCCTCGCGACGCCGATCGAGCTCGGCCAGGACCAGATCGACGCACTGACGGCCGTCCACCACGACAACGACCGCCCCACGCAGCCGCTCGACGGCCGCACGGTGCGCAGCAGCACCGAGTAG
- a CDS encoding carbonic anhydrase family protein → MHRFPRSTPSLVAVPVALLLLAGCSSSSEPDAADAHGGDPGSVWSYTGDEGPSHWGALTSEYGTCSSGEEQSPIDLPAPKRGAALDLQASGPVEGITADNGHTVQFTAADGARTRIGGDDLHLVQLHFHAGSEHTVEGEAADAEFHFVHADEDGALTVVGVLADRGAHNPAYDSFVAGATAGAGRESTVDLDAMLPEARSHYRYDGSLTTPPCSEGVRWIVLEDRIELGADQLADLEAAHVENVRPVQPLGDRTVDYSLA, encoded by the coding sequence ATGCACAGGTTTCCCCGTTCCACCCCGTCCCTCGTCGCCGTCCCCGTGGCGCTGCTCTTGCTCGCCGGGTGTTCGTCGTCCTCCGAGCCCGATGCCGCCGATGCCCACGGCGGGGACCCCGGCTCGGTCTGGTCGTACACCGGTGACGAGGGGCCGTCGCACTGGGGTGCTCTGACATCGGAGTACGGCACGTGCTCCTCCGGCGAGGAGCAGTCGCCGATCGACCTGCCCGCTCCGAAGCGCGGCGCGGCACTCGACCTCCAGGCGTCCGGCCCGGTCGAGGGCATCACGGCCGACAACGGGCACACCGTGCAGTTCACGGCCGCCGACGGCGCGCGCACCCGGATCGGCGGCGACGACCTGCACCTCGTGCAGCTGCACTTCCACGCCGGTTCTGAGCACACCGTCGAGGGTGAGGCAGCCGATGCCGAGTTCCACTTCGTCCACGCGGACGAGGACGGGGCGCTCACGGTCGTCGGGGTCCTGGCCGATCGAGGTGCGCACAACCCCGCGTACGACAGCTTCGTCGCGGGGGCCACGGCGGGCGCTGGGCGGGAGAGCACGGTCGACCTCGACGCGATGCTGCCCGAGGCGCGGTCGCACTACCGGTACGACGGTTCCCTCACAACGCCGCCGTGCAGCGAGGGCGTCCGCTGGATCGTGCTCGAGGACCGGATCGAGCTCGGCGCCGACCAGCTCGCGGACCTCGAGGCCGCGCACGTCGAGAACGTCCGCCCCGTCCAGCCCCTCGGCGACCGGACCGTCGACTACTCGCTCGCCTGA
- a CDS encoding DUF1684 domain-containing protein, giving the protein MTFDLYRRVRATPDPETAHALWRETRDAMFAEHPASPLLDEDARDFEELPVPPYDPEWRFRARVEPAEPQVLDVETGTDGIVHFDRLGIVTLPGIGSLDVWSHGGYAGGVFIPVKDASAGKARGTYGGGRYLLDTIKGADLGGDDGELVLDFNFAYNPSCAYDPAWACPLAPPGNTVAVAIPVGEQYDF; this is encoded by the coding sequence ATGACGTTCGACCTGTACCGCCGCGTGCGCGCCACCCCCGACCCTGAGACGGCGCACGCGCTGTGGCGGGAGACCCGCGACGCGATGTTCGCGGAGCACCCGGCCAGCCCGCTGCTCGACGAGGACGCCCGCGACTTCGAGGAGCTCCCGGTCCCGCCGTACGACCCGGAGTGGCGCTTCCGGGCCCGTGTCGAGCCGGCCGAGCCCCAGGTGCTCGACGTCGAGACCGGCACGGACGGCATCGTGCACTTCGACCGGCTCGGCATCGTGACCCTGCCCGGCATCGGGTCGCTCGACGTGTGGTCGCACGGCGGCTACGCGGGCGGGGTGTTCATCCCCGTGAAGGACGCCAGCGCCGGGAAGGCCCGCGGGACCTACGGGGGCGGACGCTACCTGCTCGACACGATCAAGGGCGCTGACCTCGGCGGCGACGACGGCGAACTCGTGCTCGACTTCAACTTCGCGTACAACCCCTCGTGCGCGTACGACCCGGCGTGGGCGTGCCCGCTCGCGCCTCCCGGCAACACCGTCGCGGTGGCGATCCCCGTCGGCGAGCAGTACGACTTCTAG
- a CDS encoding GntR family transcriptional regulator produces MSSTGLVAIDAGGRIPPFEQVRSQIAAQITAGYLVDGQRLPSVRALADELGLAPGTVAKAYTLLEETGLVHTARGAGTRVIRPAAVPEDVVAAARALAAAARGAGLSADQATAALRDVWPA; encoded by the coding sequence ATGTCTTCGACCGGGCTCGTGGCGATCGACGCCGGAGGGCGGATCCCGCCGTTCGAGCAGGTGCGGTCCCAGATCGCCGCCCAGATCACGGCCGGCTACCTGGTGGACGGGCAGCGGCTGCCGAGTGTCCGGGCGCTCGCCGACGAACTCGGGCTCGCGCCGGGGACGGTCGCGAAGGCCTACACCCTGCTCGAGGAGACCGGGCTCGTGCACACCGCACGGGGCGCGGGCACGCGGGTGATCCGACCGGCGGCCGTGCCGGAGGACGTCGTCGCAGCGGCCCGTGCGCTCGCGGCCGCCGCGCGCGGGGCCGGGTTGTCGGCGGACCAGGCGACGGCGGCGCTCCGCGACGTCTGGCCCGCGTAG
- a CDS encoding endo alpha-1,4 polygalactosaminidase, whose translation MLSRTLFIGAVVVGTLLVSGCATASSPASGGHDYTNLPTSGVPDYQLGGAYRPAEDVTIVERDSTAHPASGKYNVCYVNGFQTQPEDASMWKRSHADALLRDEDGDPVSDPGWPDEMFLDTRTAAARDSIVSVLTKSIARCSDRGFDAVEFDNLDSWTRSHGALTRSGNLALASALVDVAHAHGLAAGQKNTPQLGASGKRDTGFDFVVAEECVKYRECAAYTKTYGARVIDIEYSDNIGRSWSSVCDLDDRPTMTILRDRDLVPVSKPAYVFERC comes from the coding sequence ATGCTGTCACGGACCCTGTTCATCGGTGCCGTCGTCGTGGGGACCCTGCTCGTGTCCGGTTGCGCGACTGCTTCGTCTCCGGCATCCGGGGGTCACGACTACACGAACCTGCCGACCTCGGGCGTCCCCGACTACCAGCTCGGTGGCGCGTACCGGCCAGCGGAGGACGTGACGATCGTCGAGCGCGACAGCACCGCGCACCCCGCGTCCGGCAAGTACAACGTCTGCTACGTCAACGGGTTCCAGACCCAGCCGGAGGACGCGTCGATGTGGAAGCGGTCGCACGCCGACGCCCTGCTGCGGGACGAGGACGGCGATCCGGTGTCCGACCCGGGGTGGCCGGACGAGATGTTCCTCGACACCAGGACGGCCGCCGCGCGCGACTCGATCGTGTCGGTGCTGACGAAGTCGATCGCCCGGTGCAGCGACCGCGGGTTCGACGCCGTCGAGTTCGACAACCTCGACTCGTGGACGCGGTCGCACGGTGCGCTGACCCGGTCGGGGAACCTCGCGCTGGCCTCGGCGCTCGTCGACGTCGCACATGCGCACGGGCTCGCCGCCGGGCAGAAGAACACCCCGCAGCTCGGGGCCTCCGGCAAGCGTGACACCGGGTTCGACTTCGTCGTCGCCGAGGAGTGCGTGAAGTACCGGGAGTGCGCCGCGTACACGAAGACCTACGGCGCGCGGGTCATCGACATCGAGTACTCGGACAACATCGGCCGGTCGTGGTCGTCCGTCTGCGACCTCGACGACCGCCCGACGATGACGATCCTGCGCGACCGGGACCTGGTGCCCGTGTCGAAGCCGGCGTACGTGTTCGAGCGCTGCTGA
- a CDS encoding DEAD/DEAH box helicase, with translation MTNLTADVRFADLGVPTPMVDVLVAQGKETAFPIQVDTLPDSLNGKDVLGRGRTGSGKTIAFAIPLAARLAANPRKRRAGRPRALVLAPTRELATQIDATLAPLAKAMGLNTTTIFGGVSQGRQVDALRGGVDVVVACPGRLADLMQQGHVSLDAIEVTVLDEADHMADMGFLPGVTKIMQATPEQGQRLLFSATLDNGVDKLVKKFLHNPVMHSVDDESSPVEAMTHHVFEVADADAKKDLVRTLASGTGRRILFMRTKHHAKRLAKQLSSQGIPAVDLQGNLSQGARERNLAKFSAGEALVLVATDVAARGVHVDNVELVVHVDPPTEHKAYLHRSGRTARAGSSGDVVTVVMPAERRDVAQMMRKAAITAKPQQVSANSAPVTELVGEIAPIRHVAEAPVQQQQPRRQQSASSESAGQGRGRGRGRGGRTGGSAPAAQSGSAPSSSGGRRGGRSADAASAGRGGRSADTASAGGQRRGGGSRRASSDTVRGGSAPVWSSDGGYAAGRSGSESGGNRRGGSRRASRPAGSAR, from the coding sequence ATGACCAACCTCACTGCTGACGTCCGCTTCGCCGATCTCGGCGTCCCGACCCCGATGGTCGACGTGCTCGTCGCCCAGGGCAAGGAGACCGCCTTCCCGATCCAGGTGGACACCCTCCCCGACTCCCTCAACGGCAAGGACGTGCTCGGTCGTGGCCGCACCGGCTCCGGCAAGACGATCGCCTTCGCGATCCCCCTCGCCGCACGCCTCGCCGCCAACCCGCGCAAGCGCCGCGCCGGCCGCCCCCGCGCCCTCGTCCTCGCCCCGACGCGTGAGCTCGCGACGCAGATCGACGCGACGCTCGCCCCGCTCGCCAAGGCGATGGGCCTGAACACGACGACGATCTTCGGCGGCGTCTCGCAGGGCCGTCAGGTCGACGCGCTCCGCGGTGGCGTCGACGTCGTCGTCGCCTGCCCCGGTCGCCTCGCCGACCTGATGCAGCAGGGCCACGTGTCGCTCGACGCGATCGAGGTCACCGTCCTCGACGAGGCCGACCACATGGCAGACATGGGCTTCCTGCCCGGCGTGACGAAGATCATGCAGGCGACGCCCGAGCAGGGACAGCGCCTGCTGTTCTCCGCCACGCTCGACAACGGCGTGGACAAGCTCGTCAAGAAGTTCCTGCACAACCCGGTCATGCACTCCGTCGATGACGAGTCCAGCCCCGTCGAGGCGATGACCCACCACGTGTTCGAGGTCGCCGACGCCGACGCGAAGAAGGACCTCGTCCGGACCCTCGCCTCCGGCACCGGTCGCCGCATCCTCTTCATGCGCACGAAGCACCACGCCAAGCGCCTCGCGAAGCAGCTCTCGTCGCAGGGCATCCCCGCGGTCGACCTGCAGGGCAACCTGTCGCAGGGCGCCCGTGAGCGGAACCTCGCGAAGTTCTCCGCCGGCGAGGCCCTCGTCCTCGTCGCCACCGACGTCGCCGCCCGCGGTGTGCACGTCGACAACGTCGAGCTCGTCGTGCACGTCGACCCGCCGACCGAGCACAAGGCGTACCTGCACCGCTCGGGCCGTACCGCTCGTGCCGGTTCGTCCGGTGACGTCGTCACGGTCGTCATGCCGGCAGAGCGTCGCGACGTCGCGCAGATGATGCGCAAGGCCGCGATCACCGCCAAGCCGCAGCAGGTCAGCGCGAACTCCGCGCCGGTCACCGAGCTCGTCGGTGAGATCGCCCCGATCCGCCACGTGGCCGAGGCCCCGGTCCAGCAGCAGCAGCCGCGTCGCCAGCAGTCCGCCTCGTCCGAGTCCGCCGGTCAGGGTCGCGGTCGCGGCCGTGGTCGCGGCGGTCGGACGGGAGGCTCGGCCCCGGCCGCGCAGTCCGGCTCGGCTCCCAGCAGCTCGGGTGGACGTCGTGGCGGCCGTTCCGCGGACGCCGCGTCCGCTGGTCGCGGCGGTCGTTCCGCCGACACCGCGTCGGCGGGTGGGCAGCGCCGCGGCGGCGGGAGCCGTCGTGCGTCGAGCGACACCGTCCGCGGTGGCTCGGCTCCGGTCTGGTCGTCGGACGGTGGCTACGCTGCCGGTCGCTCGGGTTCGGAGTCCGGCGGCAACCGTCGCGGCGGTTCGCGTCGGGCCTCGCGTCCGGCCGGCTCCGCGCGCTGA
- a CDS encoding CsbD family protein: MAGIDDIKNAAEKAAGKAKEAVGNVTDNDRLKAEGQTDQAKASAKQGATDVKDAAHGVADSFKDNK; encoded by the coding sequence ATGGCTGGCATCGATGACATCAAGAACGCTGCCGAGAAGGCAGCCGGCAAGGCCAAGGAAGCCGTCGGGAACGTGACGGACAACGACCGTCTCAAGGCCGAAGGCCAGACCGACCAGGCGAAGGCCTCGGCGAAGCAGGGCGCGACCGACGTCAAGGACGCCGCGCACGGCGTTGCCGACAGCTTCAAGGACAACAAGTAA
- a CDS encoding NUDIX hydrolase family protein, translating into MASLRTPDPDSGWLSDEELATVRRRLPICYVEAIPVRTDGLGVVTEVGVLLRVAPSGSIARTLVSGRVMFGESIRTALFRHLEKDLGPMAFPQLPSNPAPFTVAEYFPLPGASVYTDERQHAISLAYVVPVTGTCEPRQDALELTWMSPMEAASAAVSDEMEGGRGALMRAGLASVGALL; encoded by the coding sequence ATGGCCTCGTTGCGCACCCCTGACCCCGACTCCGGCTGGCTGTCCGACGAGGAGCTCGCGACGGTCCGCCGTCGCCTGCCGATCTGCTACGTCGAGGCGATCCCCGTCCGCACCGACGGCCTCGGTGTCGTGACCGAGGTCGGCGTGCTGCTCCGCGTCGCCCCGAGCGGTTCGATCGCCCGCACCCTGGTGTCCGGGCGCGTGATGTTCGGCGAGTCGATCCGCACCGCGCTGTTCCGTCACCTCGAGAAGGACCTCGGGCCGATGGCGTTCCCGCAGTTGCCGTCGAACCCGGCGCCGTTCACCGTGGCGGAGTACTTCCCGCTGCCCGGCGCCTCGGTGTACACCGACGAGCGCCAGCACGCGATCTCCCTGGCGTACGTCGTCCCCGTCACCGGCACGTGCGAGCCGCGTCAGGACGCCCTCGAGCTGACGTGGATGAGCCCGATGGAAGCCGCGTCGGCTGCGGTGTCGGACGAGATGGAAGGCGGTCGCGGCGCCCTCATGCGTGCTGGGCTCGCCTCCGTCGGCGCGCTCCTGTAA
- a CDS encoding alpha/beta hydrolase-fold protein, which produces MIDHSAVQWTRPAGERAGTPLLVLLHGVGSNERDLLGLAPALPPTWTIASLRAPMAWGPGHSWYPLGTPGSPALEPVDAAVDGVLDWIDAVAADHPRIGLLGFSQGGSMALQLLRARPAGFAFAVSLSGFVVPGVTDSRDEALAAVRPRVFLGHGDLDPVIPGEATARTAAWAAANTDVTDRTYEGLPHAVSAAELADVAAFIGS; this is translated from the coding sequence ATGATCGACCACAGCGCCGTCCAGTGGACCCGTCCGGCCGGCGAACGCGCCGGCACGCCCCTGCTCGTCCTGCTGCACGGGGTGGGGTCGAACGAGCGGGACCTCCTCGGGCTCGCACCCGCGCTGCCACCGACGTGGACGATCGCGTCGCTGCGGGCACCGATGGCATGGGGGCCCGGCCACAGCTGGTACCCGCTCGGCACGCCTGGGTCGCCCGCGCTCGAGCCCGTCGACGCCGCGGTGGACGGCGTCCTCGACTGGATCGACGCCGTCGCGGCCGACCACCCGCGGATCGGCCTGCTCGGGTTCTCGCAGGGCGGGTCGATGGCGCTGCAGCTCCTGCGCGCACGGCCGGCTGGCTTCGCGTTCGCCGTGTCGTTGTCCGGGTTCGTGGTGCCCGGTGTCACGGACTCCCGTGACGAGGCCCTCGCGGCGGTGCGCCCGCGGGTCTTCCTCGGGCACGGCGACCTCGATCCGGTCATCCCCGGCGAGGCCACCGCGCGCACGGCCGCCTGGGCAGCCGCGAACACCGACGTGACCGACCGAACCTACGAGGGCCTGCCCCACGCGGTGTCGGCGGCGGAACTGGCGGACGTGGCCGCCTTCATCGGTTCCTGA
- a CDS encoding PadR family transcriptional regulator has translation MRTMDDYDDNDNGRQQRGFGPRGPRFGGARQHHGAGFPGRDRGDHGGRGGFGRGGFGPGMGFGPGMGPGMGFGGPGFGRERRRRGDVRLAILGLLAEGPQNGYAIIKTIAERTGGAWKPSPGSVYPTLQQLVDEDLVVSTGDGRKTLFELTDAGKAEAEAKADEIAAAWESTPGVPDAQREFMESLRKTMGVLHMYRTSATEEQTKAAAAKVDQLRKDLLQILAD, from the coding sequence ATGCGCACCATGGATGACTACGACGACAACGACAACGGCCGCCAGCAGCGCGGCTTCGGACCGCGCGGCCCCCGCTTCGGCGGCGCGCGGCAGCACCACGGCGCCGGCTTCCCCGGCCGCGACCGCGGTGACCACGGTGGACGCGGCGGCTTCGGCCGTGGCGGGTTCGGTCCCGGCATGGGCTTCGGCCCGGGCATGGGTCCCGGGATGGGCTTCGGCGGCCCCGGCTTCGGCCGTGAGCGTCGCCGCCGCGGCGACGTCCGCCTCGCGATCCTCGGCCTGCTGGCCGAGGGCCCGCAGAACGGCTACGCGATCATCAAGACGATCGCCGAGCGCACCGGCGGCGCCTGGAAGCCGAGCCCCGGCTCGGTCTACCCGACGCTCCAGCAGCTCGTCGACGAGGACCTCGTCGTCTCGACGGGTGACGGCCGCAAGACGCTCTTCGAGCTCACCGACGCCGGCAAGGCCGAGGCAGAGGCGAAGGCCGACGAGATCGCCGCGGCGTGGGAGTCCACGCCCGGCGTCCCGGACGCGCAGCGCGAGTTCATGGAGTCGCTCCGCAAGACGATGGGCGTGCTGCACATGTACCGCACCAGCGCGACGGAGGAGCAGACCAAGGCCGCAGCGGCCAAGGTCGACCAGCTCCGCAAGGACCTCCTGCAGATCCTCGCCGACTAG